In Actinoplanes derwentensis, the following proteins share a genomic window:
- a CDS encoding multidrug effflux MFS transporter — protein MAHSRTETPPLSPGELLPLGRRFRIVLVLGLLTALGPLTIDMYLPSLPAITGDLQTTAAAVQLTLTGTLVGLAFGQLLVGPLSDAFGRRWPLLGGIAVHVLASVFCVIAPNVAVLGALRVLQGLGAAAAAVVAMAMVRDLFSDNAAARLFSRLMLVVGVAPILAPTIGGLVLNWTSWRGVFVVLTVVAVTIMGVSALTLPETLPVERRRSGGVLGTARDYGRLLTDRVYVGLILVAGLAMAALFAYVSGSSYVFQDEYGMTEQQFALIFAGGAVGLIGATQFNVRLLRRWKPQQIMTGALVAGLGFGLVLLVLAATGIGGLVGVLIPLWLVLAMVGLVMPNAPALALSRHGEAAGTAAALLGAVQNGVGALAAPLVGLFGVGSVAMAAVVFGSMVSALLVCFLVVRPHRLVTHESVKVVAVAH, from the coding sequence GTGGCTCACTCTCGTACCGAAACCCCGCCTCTCTCCCCCGGGGAGCTGCTGCCGCTCGGCCGCCGCTTCCGGATCGTGCTCGTTCTCGGGTTGCTGACCGCGCTCGGCCCGCTCACCATCGACATGTACCTGCCGTCGCTCCCGGCGATCACCGGCGACCTGCAGACCACCGCCGCCGCGGTGCAGCTCACCCTGACCGGCACCCTGGTCGGCCTGGCGTTCGGCCAGCTGCTGGTCGGGCCGTTGTCCGACGCGTTCGGCCGCCGGTGGCCACTGCTCGGCGGCATCGCGGTGCACGTACTCGCCTCGGTGTTCTGTGTCATCGCCCCGAACGTCGCGGTCCTCGGCGCGCTCCGGGTGCTGCAGGGCCTGGGTGCCGCGGCGGCGGCCGTCGTCGCGATGGCGATGGTGCGTGACCTGTTCTCCGACAACGCCGCGGCCCGGCTCTTCTCCCGGCTGATGCTGGTCGTCGGGGTGGCCCCGATCCTCGCGCCGACCATCGGCGGCCTGGTGCTGAACTGGACGTCCTGGCGGGGCGTGTTCGTGGTGCTGACCGTCGTCGCGGTCACCATCATGGGTGTGTCCGCGCTGACGCTGCCGGAGACCCTGCCGGTCGAGCGGCGCCGCAGCGGTGGCGTGCTGGGCACCGCCCGGGACTACGGGCGGCTGCTCACCGACCGGGTGTACGTGGGCCTGATCCTGGTGGCCGGCCTGGCGATGGCGGCGCTGTTCGCGTACGTCAGCGGGTCGTCGTACGTGTTCCAGGACGAGTACGGCATGACCGAGCAGCAGTTCGCGCTGATCTTCGCGGGCGGCGCGGTCGGCCTGATCGGTGCCACCCAGTTCAACGTGCGCCTGCTGCGCCGCTGGAAGCCCCAGCAGATCATGACCGGTGCGCTGGTGGCCGGCCTCGGGTTCGGCCTGGTGCTGCTGGTGCTGGCCGCGACCGGCATCGGTGGCCTGGTCGGCGTCCTGATCCCGCTGTGGCTGGTGCTGGCCATGGTCGGTCTGGTCATGCCGAACGCCCCGGCGCTGGCGCTGTCGCGCCACGGTGAGGCCGCCGGTACCGCCGCCGCCCTGCTCGGCGCGGTCCAGAACGGTGTCGGCGCGCTCGCCGCCCCGCTGGTCGGCCTGTTCGGTGTCGGTTCGGTCGCGATGGCCGCCGTCGTCTTCGGCAGCATGGTGTCCGCGCTGCTGGTCTGCTTCCTGGTGGTCCGCCCGCACCGGCTGGTCACCCACGAGTCGGTGAAGGTGGTGGCCGTCGCGCACTAG
- a CDS encoding peptide chain release factor 3, translating to MSQSVLASSGGVGLEAARRRTFAVISHPDAGKSTMTEALALHARVIGQAGAVHGKGDRKGVVSDWMAMEQQRGISVTSAALQFSFGDTVVNLLDTPGHADFSEDTYRVLTAVDSAVMLLDAAKGLEPQTLKLFEVCRQRSIPVITFINKWDRPGHDALALMDEIEQRIGLKPTPLTWPVGIAGHFKGVVDRRTGQFTRMQRSPGGADLAIEEEMTDAEAAERFGDEWTTANEELELLTMTGADHDQEAFLAATSTPVLFGAAVANLGVRQLLDILVELAPPAGARPTAAGGEQPVDAGFSGFVFKIQANMNRAHRDQVAFMRICSGRFERGMIVTHATTGKPFTTKYAQQIFGQGRDTIDEAFPGDVVGLVNATALGIGDTLYADKKVQYPPLPSFPPEHFAVVRTDDTGAFKRFRRGIEQLDGEGVVQVLRSDQRGDGTPVFAAVGPMQFEVATYRLEAEFGVKVKLEFLPYEIAAVTDAAGKEILRTESNVEVMTRVRDGALLAVFPHRWRLRTVAGRHPDLHLDAPIDITAA from the coding sequence GTGAGTCAGAGCGTGCTGGCCTCGTCCGGAGGAGTCGGCCTCGAGGCGGCCCGGCGGCGGACGTTTGCGGTGATCTCGCACCCCGACGCCGGCAAGTCGACAATGACCGAGGCGCTGGCCCTGCACGCGCGGGTGATCGGCCAGGCCGGCGCGGTGCACGGCAAGGGCGACCGTAAGGGTGTGGTGTCCGACTGGATGGCCATGGAGCAGCAACGTGGCATCTCGGTCACGTCGGCCGCGCTCCAGTTCTCCTTCGGCGACACCGTGGTCAACCTCCTGGACACCCCCGGCCACGCCGACTTCTCCGAGGACACCTACCGGGTGCTGACCGCGGTCGACAGCGCGGTCATGCTGCTGGACGCCGCCAAGGGTCTGGAACCGCAGACGCTGAAGCTGTTCGAGGTGTGCCGCCAGCGCAGCATCCCGGTGATCACCTTCATCAACAAGTGGGACCGCCCCGGCCACGACGCGCTCGCCCTGATGGACGAGATCGAACAGCGGATCGGGTTGAAGCCCACCCCGCTGACCTGGCCGGTCGGCATCGCCGGGCACTTCAAAGGCGTCGTCGACCGCCGCACCGGGCAGTTCACCCGGATGCAGCGCTCCCCCGGCGGCGCCGACCTGGCGATCGAGGAGGAGATGACCGACGCGGAGGCCGCCGAGCGGTTCGGCGACGAGTGGACCACCGCGAACGAAGAGCTCGAACTGCTGACGATGACCGGCGCGGACCACGACCAGGAGGCGTTCCTGGCCGCCACCAGCACCCCGGTGCTGTTCGGCGCGGCGGTCGCCAACCTCGGTGTCCGGCAACTGCTCGACATCCTGGTGGAGCTGGCCCCGCCGGCCGGCGCCCGCCCGACCGCCGCCGGTGGCGAGCAGCCGGTCGACGCCGGGTTCTCCGGGTTCGTCTTCAAGATCCAGGCGAACATGAACCGGGCCCACCGCGACCAGGTCGCCTTCATGCGGATCTGCTCCGGCCGGTTCGAGCGCGGCATGATCGTCACGCACGCCACCACCGGCAAGCCCTTCACCACCAAGTACGCCCAGCAGATCTTCGGACAGGGCCGCGACACCATCGACGAGGCGTTCCCCGGCGACGTGGTCGGCCTGGTCAACGCGACCGCCCTCGGCATCGGCGACACGCTGTACGCCGACAAGAAGGTCCAGTACCCGCCGCTGCCGTCGTTCCCGCCCGAGCACTTCGCGGTGGTGCGCACCGACGACACCGGGGCCTTCAAACGGTTCCGCCGCGGCATCGAACAGCTCGACGGCGAGGGTGTCGTCCAGGTGCTGCGCTCCGACCAGCGCGGCGACGGCACACCCGTCTTCGCAGCGGTCGGCCCGATGCAGTTCGAGGTGGCCACCTACCGCCTGGAAGCCGAGTTCGGGGTGAAGGTGAAGCTGGAGTTCCTGCCGTACGAGATCGCCGCCGTCACCGACGCGGCCGGCAAGGAGATCCTGCGCACCGAGTCGAACGTCGAGGTGATGACCCGGGTCCGCGACGGCGCCCTGCTCGCGGTCTTCCCGCACCGCTGGCGGTTGCGCACCGTCGCCGGACGCCACCCCGACCTACACCTGGACGCCCCGATCGACATCACCGCGGCGTAG
- a CDS encoding ABC transporter permease — protein MVIRRLRRLVRLVIPSIKDLTLAWSTIKGRWGGFAGSFVAIAAGSAVITACGILLLSGLGTGVTPERYSGAAVVLSAEQSFWLDESAEVRYSERVTLPADRVAAVAAVPGVQAAVPDVDVEVSMVTPDGDTVTGPDGFPLLGHGWSATVLGPFPLREGRAPAGPGEVVLDAGLAERAGVPLDATVQLVAGSLPAAYRVVGIATAPGGGLDRQSAVFLSDEQAVALSGRPDRVDAIGVLAAAGADPVELAGRIKAAVPGLVPHTGAERGDVEFLDVGDARSLVVETAASFGGTMVLFVVFVVASTLALSVQQRRRELALLRAIGATPAQIHGMIGAEMTLVALAGVLVGAIPGIALAFLMRGVFILAGAMPADFEMEVGLWPLLISLVLCMLSARLGGWLVARRVAKVSPVEALGDATVEPKKLGRVRLAIGVLLIPLGLLLTLGEVASPGDSAADTAGSAVLLFVVAVGCLGPVLLTVVIRLAGPFLNRSSTAHGFLAQANSRAGSRRLSTATTPLAMGVTLAAVQVFGASTGLAAADDQLAAGLRADHVLTASSGAGVSPQIVDAVRGVPGVTVVTPVARMRVLVTFPSEDSTATQVFDAQGVAPDRLSETMDLGVLDGDTAQLQGETVALSRVAAETVRARLGEAVELRLGDGTVTRPRVVALYENGLGFGDVTLPNDVVVAHTTARVDTAVLIRAAAGTDSEDLAGALREVVKGYPTVEVGDREAFLTAPGSGNSGDWALNLLFQTVLLGYIAIAVVNTLVMSTAARVREFAMLQLIGASRDQVRAMMNGEARLVVFAALLFGLLATIPPLVGISLGLTRSAVPSISILGLIAIVALTVALSWGAITMATRFAMRPAPVDAIGGRE, from the coding sequence GTGGTGATCCGCCGTCTGCGGCGGCTGGTCCGCCTGGTGATCCCGTCGATCAAGGACCTGACCCTGGCATGGAGCACGATCAAGGGACGATGGGGCGGCTTCGCCGGTTCCTTCGTCGCGATCGCCGCCGGTTCGGCGGTCATCACCGCTTGCGGGATCCTGCTGCTGTCCGGGCTCGGCACCGGTGTCACGCCGGAGCGCTACTCCGGCGCGGCCGTCGTCCTCAGCGCCGAACAGTCCTTCTGGCTGGACGAGTCCGCCGAGGTCCGGTACAGCGAGCGGGTCACGCTGCCCGCCGACCGGGTGGCCGCGGTCGCCGCCGTGCCCGGTGTCCAGGCCGCCGTCCCGGACGTCGACGTCGAGGTCAGCATGGTGACCCCGGACGGTGACACGGTGACCGGCCCGGACGGCTTCCCGCTGCTCGGGCACGGCTGGTCCGCCACGGTGCTCGGGCCGTTCCCGCTGCGGGAGGGCCGGGCACCGGCCGGACCGGGCGAGGTCGTCCTCGACGCGGGCCTCGCCGAGCGTGCCGGCGTGCCGCTCGACGCGACCGTGCAGCTGGTGGCCGGTTCCCTGCCCGCGGCGTACCGCGTGGTCGGCATCGCCACCGCGCCGGGCGGTGGGCTGGACCGGCAGTCCGCGGTGTTCCTCAGCGACGAGCAGGCCGTCGCGCTGTCCGGCCGCCCGGACCGGGTGGACGCCATCGGTGTGCTCGCCGCCGCCGGTGCCGACCCGGTGGAACTGGCCGGGCGCATCAAGGCCGCGGTACCCGGCCTGGTCCCGCACACCGGCGCGGAACGCGGCGACGTCGAGTTCCTGGACGTCGGTGACGCCCGCAGCCTGGTCGTCGAGACGGCGGCGTCGTTCGGCGGCACCATGGTGCTGTTCGTGGTGTTCGTGGTGGCCAGCACCCTCGCCCTGTCGGTGCAGCAGCGCCGCCGCGAACTGGCCCTGCTGCGCGCCATCGGTGCCACACCCGCACAGATCCACGGGATGATCGGCGCCGAGATGACCCTGGTGGCGCTGGCCGGGGTGCTGGTCGGCGCGATCCCCGGCATCGCCCTCGCGTTCCTGATGCGCGGTGTCTTCATCCTCGCCGGCGCGATGCCCGCCGACTTCGAGATGGAGGTGGGGCTGTGGCCGCTGCTCATCTCCCTGGTGCTGTGCATGCTCAGCGCCCGCCTCGGCGGCTGGCTGGTGGCCCGCCGGGTGGCGAAGGTCAGCCCGGTGGAGGCACTCGGCGACGCCACCGTCGAACCGAAGAAGCTCGGCCGGGTCCGACTGGCCATCGGCGTCCTGCTCATCCCGCTCGGACTGCTGCTGACCCTCGGCGAGGTGGCGTCGCCCGGCGACTCGGCCGCCGACACCGCCGGCAGCGCGGTGCTGCTGTTCGTCGTGGCCGTCGGATGCCTCGGCCCGGTGCTGCTCACCGTGGTCATCCGGCTGGCCGGCCCGTTCCTGAACCGGAGTTCCACGGCCCACGGCTTCCTGGCCCAGGCCAACTCACGAGCCGGCTCGCGACGGCTCAGCACGGCCACCACACCGCTGGCGATGGGGGTGACCCTGGCCGCGGTCCAGGTCTTCGGCGCGTCCACCGGACTGGCGGCGGCCGACGATCAGCTGGCCGCCGGACTGCGGGCCGACCACGTCCTGACCGCGTCGTCCGGAGCCGGAGTGTCCCCGCAGATCGTGGACGCGGTGCGGGGCGTGCCCGGAGTGACCGTGGTGACGCCGGTCGCGCGGATGCGGGTGCTGGTGACGTTCCCGTCCGAGGACAGCACCGCGACCCAGGTCTTCGACGCCCAGGGCGTCGCCCCGGACCGGCTGTCCGAGACCATGGACCTGGGAGTGCTCGACGGCGACACCGCGCAACTGCAGGGCGAGACGGTAGCGCTCAGCCGGGTCGCCGCGGAGACCGTGCGGGCCCGGCTGGGCGAGGCCGTCGAACTCCGGCTCGGCGACGGGACGGTGACCCGGCCCCGGGTGGTGGCACTCTACGAGAACGGGCTGGGTTTCGGGGACGTCACTCTGCCCAACGACGTCGTGGTCGCGCACACCACCGCCCGGGTCGACACCGCGGTGCTGATCAGAGCCGCGGCCGGCACCGACTCGGAGGACCTGGCCGGGGCGCTGCGGGAAGTGGTCAAGGGCTATCCCACGGTCGAGGTCGGCGACCGGGAGGCGTTCCTGACCGCGCCCGGGTCCGGCAATTCCGGGGACTGGGCGCTCAACCTGCTGTTCCAGACCGTGCTGCTGGGCTACATCGCCATCGCGGTGGTGAACACCCTGGTGATGTCGACGGCGGCGCGGGTCCGCGAGTTCGCGATGCTCCAGCTCATCGGTGCCAGCCGGGACCAGGTCCGCGCGATGATGAACGGCGAGGCCCGGCTGGTGGTCTTCGCGGCACTGCTGTTCGGGCTGCTGGCGACGATTCCGCCACTGGTCGGCATCAGCCTCGGACTGACCAGGTCAGCCGTACCCAGCATCTCGATCCTCGGGTTGATCGCGATCGTGGCGCTCACCGTCGCGCTGTCCTGGGGCGCCATCACGATGGCCACCCGGTTCGCGATGCGGCCCGCTCCGGTCGACGCGATCGGCGGGCGCGAATGA
- a CDS encoding SGNH/GDSL hydrolase family protein: MRLRTMLTAVLLTLGVLAVPAPALAAGEPTDTNIEYEGRWSGAYVPQWAGAYLRVGFTGTSVALKQRGTIDFWYSIDGGAYTKATNVSGTVNLTPVRLAVGQHSLLVSYRIVAGSYTGDAVFQGLTLDAGANTYKLPKPAKGVEFVGDSITAGYTATNMALSAYPWIIGENLGVSHTQIALSGACLRELTAAQSTRGIRCYGLENRYTKTGFQDGAADWNFGRYQPAVVVVNIGTNDSGHGVNSADFRTGYTNLLRIVREKNPNARILALRIFKGSWAAETRQSVLDRQAAGDTKVTYVDSTGWWDGATMSGDGTHPNDYGHRVLAGKLQPFVSAALAS, encoded by the coding sequence ATGCGACTCCGGACCATGCTGACCGCGGTGCTGCTCACTCTGGGCGTGCTGGCGGTTCCGGCGCCCGCGCTGGCCGCGGGCGAACCCACCGACACCAACATCGAGTACGAGGGACGGTGGAGTGGCGCCTACGTCCCGCAGTGGGCCGGTGCCTACCTGCGGGTCGGGTTCACCGGGACCAGTGTCGCGCTCAAACAGCGTGGCACGATCGACTTCTGGTACAGCATCGACGGCGGTGCGTACACCAAGGCCACCAACGTCAGCGGAACGGTTAACCTCACTCCCGTACGGCTGGCCGTAGGTCAGCACTCTCTGCTCGTCTCCTACCGGATCGTGGCAGGCAGCTACACCGGTGACGCTGTGTTCCAAGGGCTGACCCTCGACGCCGGCGCGAACACCTACAAGCTGCCCAAACCCGCCAAGGGCGTCGAGTTCGTCGGCGACTCGATCACCGCCGGTTACACCGCGACCAACATGGCACTCAGCGCCTACCCGTGGATCATCGGCGAGAACCTGGGCGTCTCGCACACCCAGATCGCGCTCAGCGGCGCCTGCCTGCGCGAACTGACCGCCGCCCAGAGCACCCGCGGCATCCGCTGTTACGGACTGGAGAACCGGTACACCAAGACCGGCTTCCAGGACGGGGCCGCCGACTGGAACTTCGGCCGCTACCAACCGGCGGTGGTCGTCGTCAACATCGGCACCAACGACTCAGGCCATGGAGTCAACAGCGCCGATTTCCGTACGGGGTACACGAACCTGCTCCGCATCGTCCGCGAGAAGAACCCGAACGCCCGCATCCTGGCGCTACGGATCTTCAAGGGTTCCTGGGCCGCCGAGACCCGGCAGTCCGTACTCGACCGCCAGGCCGCCGGCGACACCAAGGTCACCTATGTCGACTCGACCGGCTGGTGGGACGGCGCGACCATGAGCGGCGACGGCACCCACCCCAACGACTACGGTCACCGGGTCCTGGCCGGAAAGCTGCAGCCGTTCGTGTCAGCCGCTCTGGCGTCATGA
- a CDS encoding SGNH/GDSL hydrolase family protein encodes MRMLRLLLATALAVPLLLAAPAVAALPGCGVKPAAAAEAAAATTVWLAGDSTMANPSTTCPVGWGAQFDPLFNSDVTVNNLAIGGRSIQTWLYEGNVTSTIGADGECVLSSTAYSARWQQVLNGIKAGDYLFIQFGINDGSTTCPRHVGTARYQSLMTYMANTAKAKGATPVLLTAVAAITCSGSVAVKNRGFVTQTQAAASATGSALIDLQTLSVNHYNAVKLCPNNGDYNAGLVGQYFCADHTHFEAYGAQQIARLVATALRTQKIALSAYLL; translated from the coding sequence ATGCGCATGCTTCGCCTGCTCCTCGCGACCGCTCTGGCCGTGCCCCTACTGCTCGCCGCCCCGGCCGTCGCCGCCCTGCCCGGCTGCGGTGTCAAACCCGCGGCTGCCGCCGAGGCCGCGGCGGCCACCACCGTCTGGCTCGCCGGCGACTCGACGATGGCCAACCCCAGCACCACCTGCCCGGTCGGCTGGGGCGCCCAGTTCGACCCGCTGTTCAACAGCGACGTCACGGTCAACAACCTGGCCATCGGTGGCCGCAGCATCCAGACCTGGCTGTACGAGGGCAACGTCACCTCCACCATCGGCGCGGACGGCGAGTGCGTCCTCAGCTCGACGGCCTACTCGGCGCGGTGGCAGCAGGTGCTCAACGGCATCAAGGCCGGTGACTACCTGTTCATCCAGTTCGGCATCAACGACGGCTCCACCACCTGCCCCCGGCACGTCGGCACCGCCCGCTACCAGTCGCTGATGACCTACATGGCGAACACCGCCAAGGCCAAGGGCGCGACTCCGGTGCTGCTCACCGCGGTCGCCGCGATCACCTGCTCGGGCAGTGTCGCGGTCAAGAACCGGGGCTTCGTCACCCAGACCCAGGCCGCTGCCTCCGCCACCGGCTCGGCGCTGATCGACCTGCAGACACTCAGCGTCAACCACTACAACGCGGTCAAGCTCTGCCCCAACAACGGCGACTACAACGCCGGGCTCGTCGGCCAGTACTTCTGCGCCGACCACACCCACTTCGAGGCGTACGGCGCCCAGCAGATCGCCCGGCTCGTCGCCACGGCGCTGCGCACCCAGAAGATCGCCCTGTCCGCCTACCTCCTCTAG
- the lon gene encoding endopeptidase La: MVVPVVLDEAAQAAVDAAQSAAGGELLIAPRLEGRYASYGVVAALEQVGKIRGGSPAAVLRTGTRARIGSGVTGPGAALWVEAEPVETQKTTDQVRELAAEYKQLVVTVLQRREAWQVIDSVSAIDDPSDLADTAGWAPYLSSDRKRELLETPDVETRLRQLIDWTRDFLAESEVNETIEKDVRENVEKRNREYLLREQLKAIRKELGEGEDGGTDDYRTRVEAADLPEAVREAALREVGKLERAGDQNPEAGWIRTWLDTVLDLPWGVRTTDNTDLVAARAVLDADHHGLDEVKERIVEYLGVRARRESRGLETVGGRGSGAVVLLAGPPGVGKTSLGESVARTLGREFVRVALGGVRDEAEIRGHRRTYVGALPGRIVRAIRESGSMNPVVLLDEVDKVGSDYRGDPAAALLEVLDPAQNHTFRDHYLDIDLDLSDVLFIATANVLDTIPQALFDRMELIAIDGYTENDKVAIARDFLIPRQLERAALTTGEVTVTEEALREIAANYTREAGVRSFERLLAKAFRKVSLRELPATVDTVDLKDLIGRPRFTPESGERTAVPGVATGLAVTGMGGDVLYIEASLLPGNSGGLSVTGQLGDVMKESAQIALSYVRAHAGELGISPEQLDHPIHLHVPAGAVPKDGPSAGVTMTTALVSLLLGRNVRAEVGMTGEVSLTGRVLPIGGVKQKLLAAQRAGLTEVYLPERNEPDLDEVPADVLKALTVHIVSDVREILETALDPVSALATA, from the coding sequence ATGGTCGTTCCCGTCGTTCTCGACGAGGCCGCCCAGGCCGCCGTCGACGCGGCCCAGTCCGCGGCCGGCGGCGAGCTGCTGATCGCCCCGCGCCTGGAGGGCAGGTACGCCTCGTACGGCGTGGTGGCCGCCCTGGAGCAGGTCGGCAAGATCCGTGGCGGCTCCCCCGCGGCCGTCCTGCGCACCGGCACCCGCGCCCGCATCGGCAGCGGCGTGACCGGACCCGGCGCGGCGCTGTGGGTCGAGGCCGAGCCGGTGGAAACCCAGAAGACCACCGATCAGGTACGCGAACTCGCCGCCGAATACAAGCAACTGGTCGTGACGGTACTGCAGCGGCGTGAGGCGTGGCAGGTCATCGACTCGGTCAGCGCCATCGACGACCCCAGCGACCTGGCCGACACCGCCGGCTGGGCGCCCTACCTGTCCAGCGACCGCAAACGGGAGCTGCTGGAGACCCCGGACGTCGAGACCCGGCTGCGGCAGCTGATCGACTGGACCCGGGACTTCCTGGCCGAGTCCGAGGTCAACGAGACGATCGAGAAGGACGTCCGGGAGAACGTCGAGAAGCGCAACCGCGAGTACCTGCTGCGTGAGCAGTTGAAGGCGATCCGCAAGGAACTCGGCGAGGGCGAGGACGGCGGCACCGACGACTACCGCACCCGGGTCGAGGCCGCCGATCTGCCGGAGGCCGTCCGCGAGGCGGCGCTGCGGGAGGTCGGCAAACTGGAGCGGGCCGGTGACCAGAACCCGGAGGCCGGCTGGATCCGCACCTGGCTGGACACCGTCCTGGACCTGCCGTGGGGTGTGCGCACCACCGACAACACCGACCTGGTCGCGGCCCGCGCGGTGCTGGACGCCGACCACCACGGTCTGGACGAGGTGAAGGAACGCATCGTCGAGTACCTGGGTGTCCGGGCCCGCCGCGAGTCGCGGGGACTGGAGACGGTCGGCGGGCGCGGCTCCGGCGCGGTGGTGCTGCTGGCCGGCCCGCCCGGAGTCGGCAAGACCTCGCTCGGTGAGTCGGTCGCTCGTACGCTGGGCCGTGAGTTCGTCCGGGTCGCCCTCGGCGGAGTGCGCGACGAGGCGGAGATCCGGGGCCACCGGCGCACCTATGTGGGAGCGCTGCCCGGACGGATCGTCCGCGCGATCCGCGAGTCCGGTTCGATGAACCCGGTGGTGCTGCTCGACGAGGTGGACAAGGTCGGCAGCGACTACCGCGGCGACCCGGCGGCGGCCCTGCTGGAGGTCCTGGACCCGGCGCAGAACCACACGTTCCGCGACCACTACCTGGACATCGACCTGGACCTGTCGGACGTGCTGTTCATCGCGACCGCGAACGTCCTGGACACGATCCCGCAGGCGCTGTTCGACCGGATGGAACTGATAGCGATCGACGGTTACACCGAGAACGACAAGGTGGCCATCGCCCGGGACTTCCTGATCCCCCGGCAGCTGGAGCGGGCCGCGCTGACCACCGGCGAGGTGACCGTCACCGAAGAGGCGCTGCGGGAGATCGCCGCGAACTACACCCGAGAGGCGGGGGTACGGTCGTTCGAGCGCCTGTTGGCCAAGGCGTTCCGGAAGGTCTCGCTGCGGGAACTGCCGGCCACCGTCGACACCGTCGATCTCAAGGACCTGATCGGGCGGCCGAGGTTCACTCCCGAGTCCGGCGAACGTACCGCGGTCCCCGGCGTGGCGACCGGTCTCGCGGTGACCGGGATGGGTGGTGACGTGCTCTACATCGAGGCGTCGCTGCTGCCCGGCAACTCCGGTGGGCTGTCGGTCACCGGTCAGCTCGGCGACGTGATGAAGGAGTCGGCGCAGATCGCCCTCTCCTACGTGCGGGCCCACGCCGGCGAACTCGGCATCTCGCCGGAGCAGCTGGACCACCCGATCCACCTGCACGTGCCGGCCGGGGCGGTGCCCAAGGACGGCCCGTCGGCGGGCGTCACGATGACGACCGCGCTGGTGTCGCTGCTGCTGGGCCGCAACGTGCGGGCCGAGGTGGGGATGACCGGCGAGGTGTCGCTGACCGGCCGGGTGCTGCCGATCGGCGGGGTGAAGCAGAAGCTGCTGGCCGCTCAGCGGGCCGGCCTGACCGAGGTCTACCTGCCGGAACGCAACGAGCCCGACCTGGACGAGGTGCCCGCCGACGTATTGAAGGCGCTGACCGTGCACATCGTCTCCGACGTCCGGGAGATCCTGGAGACCGCCCTGGATCCGGTGTCCGCGCTGGCCACGGCCTGA
- a CDS encoding ABC transporter ATP-binding protein, with protein MSKVYDPNGSAVRALDGVSIALRRGTFTAVMGPSGSGKSTFLNCAAGLDRPTSGSVSLGDIELSGLTEVELTEVRRQRIGFIFQAYNLLSALTVEENVTLPLRLADRKTDRAFLHEVLTAVGLGDHLKRRPSELSGGQQQRVAVARALITHPDVVVADEPTGALDSRSSKQVLELLRHIVDTMGQTVLMVTHDPVAASFADSVVFLADGRLAGELPKPTPEQVAARMTHLGEW; from the coding sequence GTGTCCAAAGTGTACGATCCGAACGGCAGTGCGGTGCGCGCATTGGACGGTGTCAGCATCGCACTGCGGCGGGGCACCTTCACCGCGGTGATGGGACCGTCCGGCTCCGGCAAGAGCACCTTCCTCAACTGTGCGGCGGGTCTGGACCGGCCGACCTCGGGCTCGGTCTCACTCGGCGACATCGAGCTCTCCGGCCTCACCGAGGTCGAGCTCACCGAGGTCCGGCGCCAGCGGATCGGCTTCATCTTCCAGGCCTACAACCTGCTGAGCGCGCTGACCGTCGAGGAGAATGTCACGCTGCCGCTGCGCCTGGCCGACCGTAAGACCGACCGGGCCTTCCTGCATGAGGTGCTCACCGCGGTCGGGCTCGGTGACCATCTCAAACGGCGGCCCAGCGAGTTGTCCGGCGGTCAGCAGCAGCGGGTCGCCGTCGCCCGGGCCCTGATCACCCACCCCGACGTGGTGGTCGCCGACGAACCGACCGGTGCGCTGGACTCCCGGTCCAGCAAGCAGGTTCTGGAACTGCTGAGGCACATCGTCGACACGATGGGACAGACGGTGCTGATGGTCACCCACGACCCGGTCGCCGCGTCGTTCGCCGACTCGGTGGTCTTCCTGGCCGACGGCCGCCTCGCCGGTGAGCTGCCGAAACCCACCCCGGAGCAGGTCGCGGCGCGGATGACCCACCTGGGCGAGTGGTGA